Proteins encoded by one window of Methanomassiliicoccus luminyensis B10:
- a CDS encoding quaternary amine ABC transporter ATP-binding protein, whose amino-acid sequence MPLTTRAQALLRNAETRLSLWLDEIIDPINNHVFEWLIGLMDRFRKRPSPSATNEGTAGSMAMVPALSRAVPERDHPSIIKIKIRDLTKIYGADPKPALALLAAGRSKKDIMEATGSNVGIQNIDLDIREGEVFVIMGLSGCGKSTLLRCINRLIEPSSGSIVIDSQDVLELDAHALRDLRRHKISMVFQNFALLPHRTAVENVAYGLELQGVPLEARHESARSMLGMVGLEGYEEALPSQMSGGQKQRVGLARALVNGPDILLMDEAFSALDPIIRRDMQRELVQLQGKVRKTIVFVTHDLEEALSIGDRIAIMKEGRIVQIGTPEDILAKPADDFVRSFMSSVDKAKVLTVERVMEQPGPCLPRRTDPVKALAIMEDEGVTRMFVVDQDMRLAGLVRIEDLRSAHGPEESLDDIMMTEVTAVAPSSPIREIIPILVRTDHPAPVVGPDRRLIGKVLPTRVLNTIEPEEALA is encoded by the coding sequence ATGCCCTTAACAACAAGAGCGCAAGCTCTGCTCAGGAACGCCGAAACGAGACTATCCCTCTGGCTCGACGAGATCATCGATCCGATCAATAATCACGTCTTCGAGTGGCTGATCGGGCTGATGGACCGCTTCCGGAAGCGTCCGTCCCCATCTGCCACGAACGAAGGCACCGCCGGGAGCATGGCCATGGTCCCTGCCCTCTCCCGCGCGGTACCCGAGAGGGACCATCCTTCTATCATCAAGATAAAGATCAGGGACCTCACCAAGATCTATGGGGCCGATCCCAAGCCGGCCCTGGCACTTCTCGCGGCCGGCCGGTCAAAAAAGGACATCATGGAGGCCACTGGCAGCAACGTAGGCATCCAGAACATAGATCTGGACATAAGGGAGGGAGAGGTCTTCGTCATCATGGGGCTGTCCGGCTGCGGCAAGTCGACCCTATTGAGATGCATCAACCGGCTTATCGAGCCGTCGAGCGGATCGATCGTCATCGATTCCCAGGACGTGCTGGAATTGGACGCCCACGCGCTCCGGGATCTCCGCCGGCACAAGATAAGCATGGTCTTCCAGAACTTCGCCTTGCTGCCCCATCGGACCGCCGTTGAGAACGTCGCCTATGGACTGGAGCTTCAGGGGGTCCCCCTGGAAGCCCGGCACGAGAGCGCCCGCTCCATGCTGGGGATGGTCGGGTTGGAGGGCTACGAAGAGGCCCTCCCGTCCCAGATGAGCGGGGGGCAGAAGCAAAGGGTGGGGCTGGCCAGGGCACTGGTGAACGGCCCGGACATCCTGCTCATGGACGAGGCCTTCAGCGCTCTCGACCCCATCATCCGCAGGGACATGCAGCGCGAGCTGGTGCAGCTCCAGGGAAAGGTCAGGAAGACCATTGTCTTCGTGACCCATGACCTTGAGGAGGCGCTCTCGATAGGGGATCGGATAGCGATAATGAAAGAGGGCCGCATCGTGCAGATCGGTACTCCCGAGGACATCCTGGCTAAACCGGCCGACGACTTCGTCCGGTCCTTCATGAGCAGCGTGGACAAGGCCAAGGTGCTGACCGTCGAAAGGGTCATGGAACAGCCCGGGCCCTGCCTGCCCCGGAGGACCGACCCCGTCAAAGCGCTGGCCATCATGGAGGACGAGGGGGTCACCAGGATGTTCGTGGTCGACCAGGACATGAGACTGGCCGGGCTGGTGCGCATCGAGGACCTCCGCTCCGCGCATGGCCCTGAAGAAAGCCTTGATGACATCATGATGACCGAGGTCACCGCGGTAGCACCCTCATCGCCGATAAGGGAGATCATACCCATTCTCGTCAGGACCGATCACCCGGCCCCGGTGGTGGGCCCGGACCGCCGCCTCATCGGCAAGGTCCTGCCCACCAGGGTACTGAACACCATCGAGCCCGAGGAGGCGCTGGCATGA
- a CDS encoding KamA family radical SAM protein translates to MDEESGSARNDCEERRTGSDVDMRAGSRGVTTVEVTRSDHLRKEDPELNEILSRPQDVEEVRAKLFDLLFRREQELLSERCAMDDLERANALQCIRVLKNIFSGRSERMTGHSAVATLLSIVRGGGAVEVERRAFFTDISNIAKGSLGRSDICPDEAPSFLAYGGREGARIRSDYLDRLGQRCEEKIGSYRTGLEPEIVEVRKRNRDMILDVLGGTEDDWNDHRWHQRNALLDLDQVSALVDLTEEEAAAIDLAVNHHLPFGITPYYLSLFDPEPSGRWDHAVRAQVIPPLSYVRGVLESRRNGGASLDFMKEGDTSPVDLVTRRYPMIAILKPYNTCAQICVYCQRNWEIGGVSCPDATASDDSIDGALDWFEDHPVVSEVLVTGGDPALLDDDKLSSLLRRLSDIEHIARIRIGTRLPVVLPMRFTDEFVDSIGRFHVPPEKDLCMVTHFEHTYEVTPEAVAAVQKFRMQGIAVYNQQVFTFENSRKFETAALRLLLKQVGVDPYYTFNTKGKTETNWYRVPIARILQERKEEARLLPGLSRTDEPVFNIPALGKNHLRSWQNHDLITISPQGERVYEFHPWEKNITTASTYMYTDVPILDYLLRLRERGEDPEEYRSIWYYF, encoded by the coding sequence ATGGACGAGGAAAGCGGATCTGCAAGAAATGACTGTGAGGAGCGCCGGACCGGAAGCGACGTGGATATGAGAGCGGGGAGCAGAGGCGTTACCACCGTCGAGGTTACCAGGTCCGATCACCTGAGGAAGGAGGATCCCGAGCTCAATGAGATCCTGAGCCGCCCTCAGGATGTCGAGGAGGTGCGGGCCAAGCTCTTCGACCTCCTGTTCCGCAGGGAACAGGAGCTTCTGTCGGAGCGCTGCGCCATGGACGACCTGGAAAGGGCTAATGCTCTCCAGTGCATCAGGGTTTTGAAGAACATCTTTTCCGGACGCAGCGAGCGCATGACCGGGCACAGCGCGGTAGCGACCCTTTTAAGCATCGTCCGCGGGGGCGGGGCGGTGGAGGTGGAGAGAAGGGCCTTTTTCACGGACATCTCCAACATCGCCAAGGGCTCCCTGGGCCGATCGGACATCTGCCCCGACGAGGCCCCCTCGTTCCTGGCCTATGGCGGCAGGGAGGGTGCCCGCATCCGGTCGGACTACCTCGACCGGCTGGGCCAGAGGTGCGAGGAAAAGATCGGGTCGTACCGCACCGGCCTGGAGCCGGAGATCGTGGAGGTGCGGAAGCGGAACCGCGACATGATACTGGATGTGCTCGGCGGCACCGAGGATGACTGGAACGACCATCGATGGCACCAGCGCAACGCGCTCCTGGACCTGGACCAGGTCTCCGCGCTGGTGGATCTCACCGAGGAGGAGGCCGCGGCCATTGACCTGGCGGTCAACCACCACCTCCCTTTCGGCATCACCCCCTACTACCTTTCGCTGTTCGACCCCGAGCCGTCGGGGCGGTGGGACCACGCCGTGAGGGCCCAGGTCATCCCTCCCCTGAGCTACGTGCGGGGGGTGCTGGAATCCAGAAGGAACGGGGGCGCCTCGCTGGACTTCATGAAGGAGGGGGACACCTCCCCGGTGGACCTGGTGACCCGGCGATACCCCATGATCGCCATCCTCAAGCCCTACAACACCTGCGCCCAGATCTGTGTGTACTGCCAGAGGAACTGGGAGATCGGAGGGGTCTCCTGCCCCGACGCCACGGCCTCCGACGATAGCATCGACGGGGCCTTGGACTGGTTCGAGGACCACCCCGTGGTGTCGGAGGTCCTGGTCACCGGGGGCGATCCCGCCCTGCTGGATGATGATAAGCTCTCCAGCCTGCTGCGGAGGCTCTCCGACATCGAGCACATCGCCAGGATCAGGATCGGGACCCGCCTACCGGTGGTCCTGCCGATGCGATTTACCGACGAGTTCGTCGACAGCATCGGACGGTTCCACGTGCCCCCGGAGAAGGACCTCTGCATGGTGACGCATTTCGAGCACACCTATGAAGTGACGCCGGAAGCGGTGGCCGCGGTGCAGAAGTTCCGCATGCAGGGCATCGCCGTGTACAACCAGCAGGTGTTCACCTTCGAGAACAGCCGGAAATTCGAGACCGCCGCGCTGCGGCTCCTCCTAAAGCAGGTGGGGGTGGACCCCTACTATACGTTCAACACCAAGGGGAAGACGGAAACGAACTGGTACCGGGTGCCCATCGCCCGCATCCTCCAGGAGCGGAAGGAGGAAGCGAGGCTCCTGCCCGGGCTGTCGCGCACGGACGAGCCGGTGTTCAACATACCCGCCCTGGGGAAGAACCACCTGAGGTCGTGGCAGAACCACGATCTTATCACGATCTCTCCCCAGGGGGAGAGGGTCTATGAGTTCCATCCCTGGGAGAAGAACATCACTACCGCGTCGACCTACATGTACACCGACGTGCCCATTCTGGACTACCTGCTGAGACTGAGGGAGCGGGGCGAGGACCCCGAGGAGTACCGCAGCATCTGGTATTACTTCTGA
- a CDS encoding glycine betaine ABC transporter substrate-binding protein: MDKKTQKTITIGVVLAVALAAVSYAVWSSGSGEDKLQFGYVAWDGEIASTNVLTLVLEEAGFGIEMVNVDPGLLYQGLANGDLDFTTSAWLPVTHSGYWNSYGDDIDRVSTNLEGCTIGLAVPYYVYESGVVSIEDLNERKAQFDSKIYGIDAGAGVTIATEEAIESYGLDYDLVTSNSAMMLTQLRSAYSDEEWIVVTLWTPHWAFERWDLVMLEDPEGVYGGVEHVETLARQGFQEENPEAYAIIERFNWTQVDIQSVMSDIADGMSEKEAAQKWIDANRGTVDYWITGVAN, from the coding sequence ATGGACAAGAAGACGCAGAAGACAATAACGATCGGTGTGGTCTTGGCGGTCGCCCTGGCGGCCGTCTCCTACGCCGTGTGGTCATCCGGAAGCGGAGAGGATAAGCTCCAATTCGGGTACGTAGCGTGGGATGGAGAGATCGCCAGCACCAACGTGCTAACGCTGGTGCTCGAGGAGGCGGGGTTCGGGATAGAGATGGTCAACGTGGACCCGGGATTGCTGTATCAGGGCCTGGCCAATGGGGACCTTGACTTCACCACCTCAGCGTGGTTGCCGGTGACGCATAGCGGCTACTGGAATTCCTACGGGGATGATATAGATCGAGTGTCGACCAATCTGGAAGGCTGCACCATCGGGCTTGCCGTCCCCTACTACGTCTACGAGAGCGGGGTGGTCAGCATAGAGGACCTCAACGAAAGGAAAGCGCAGTTCGACAGCAAGATATATGGCATCGACGCCGGAGCGGGGGTCACGATCGCCACCGAAGAGGCCATCGAAAGCTACGGCCTGGATTATGACCTGGTGACCAGCAACAGTGCCATGATGCTTACGCAGCTCCGTTCGGCATATTCCGACGAGGAATGGATCGTGGTGACCCTGTGGACCCCTCACTGGGCGTTCGAGAGGTGGGACCTCGTGATGCTTGAGGACCCTGAGGGAGTATATGGCGGCGTGGAGCACGTGGAGACGCTGGCCCGGCAGGGGTTCCAGGAAGAGAACCCGGAGGCCTACGCCATAATCGAGCGGTTCAACTGGACCCAGGTGGACATCCAATCGGTAATGTCGGACATAGCCGACGGCATGTCCGAGAAAGAGGCCGCCCAGAAATGGATCGACGCGAACCGGGGGACCGTGGACTACTGGATCACTGGCGTGGCGAACTGA
- the trkA gene encoding Trk system potassium transporter TrkA yields MQIAIIGAGTVGYAVARILSSQHSVLVVEEDEKRYEHVINTLNVGAMNANGASPKVLQRVMKEKIDLFLAVTERDETNVFACLVAKQIRPEAITVARMRDHDYTQGSKVSEFLGVDDIISPEYLIAAKMKKLAMLRNAVDHESMPSLGLEIARFRVPGNGRTAIPITGLSLPRDCRILSIRRGGEILLPEEYENLVCGDEVVVIGDEAGIVQFDRVLGVGKRAQDILIVGGSIIADYLLCMLENEKVSVRLIEKNEARCRELARKFDGVVIINDNGTDPLVLRNENVGNTDVLVCTTNNEEGNLLACLVGKHLGVSKTVTMYSKQEYRDIFQMAGIDAAVGYYGVVANEIVKKTVPDFEVVLLMNGAKEELISLKVGSRNRLRDVRLGDAKLPDRTSIAAVISDGTVIIPDPDTHIMDGDTLLIYADRSDISVLERMFHVNIPVSP; encoded by the coding sequence ATGCAGATTGCGATCATAGGTGCCGGCACCGTAGGTTACGCGGTAGCGAGGATACTGTCGAGCCAGCACTCCGTCCTGGTGGTGGAGGAGGACGAGAAACGGTACGAGCACGTGATCAATACCCTTAACGTGGGGGCCATGAACGCCAACGGGGCCAGCCCCAAGGTCCTGCAGAGGGTCATGAAGGAAAAGATCGACCTGTTCCTCGCCGTCACGGAGAGGGACGAGACCAATGTGTTCGCCTGCCTGGTGGCCAAGCAGATACGGCCGGAAGCGATCACCGTGGCCAGGATGCGGGACCATGACTACACTCAGGGGAGCAAGGTCTCCGAGTTCCTGGGGGTGGACGACATCATCTCCCCGGAGTACCTCATCGCGGCCAAGATGAAGAAGCTCGCCATGCTGAGGAACGCGGTGGACCACGAGTCCATGCCCTCCTTGGGGCTGGAGATCGCCAGGTTCCGGGTGCCCGGCAACGGCCGCACCGCCATCCCCATCACCGGCCTCAGCCTGCCCCGGGACTGCAGGATCCTGTCGATACGCCGGGGCGGGGAGATCCTCCTGCCCGAGGAGTACGAGAACCTGGTCTGCGGCGACGAGGTAGTGGTCATCGGGGACGAGGCCGGCATCGTGCAGTTCGACCGGGTCCTGGGGGTCGGGAAGAGGGCCCAGGACATTCTCATCGTGGGGGGCAGCATCATAGCCGACTATCTCCTGTGCATGCTGGAGAACGAGAAGGTATCGGTCCGGCTTATCGAGAAGAACGAGGCCCGGTGCAGGGAGCTGGCCCGCAAGTTCGATGGCGTGGTCATCATCAACGACAACGGCACCGACCCGCTGGTGCTGCGCAACGAGAACGTTGGCAACACTGATGTGCTGGTATGCACCACCAACAATGAGGAGGGCAACCTCCTGGCGTGCCTGGTGGGCAAGCATCTGGGCGTATCCAAGACCGTCACCATGTACTCGAAGCAAGAGTACCGGGACATATTCCAGATGGCCGGCATCGACGCCGCCGTCGGCTACTACGGAGTGGTGGCCAACGAGATCGTGAAGAAGACCGTCCCGGACTTCGAGGTGGTGCTGCTGATGAACGGCGCCAAGGAGGAGCTGATATCCCTCAAGGTGGGCTCCCGGAACCGCCTCAGGGACGTCCGCCTCGGCGATGCCAAGCTGCCCGACCGCACCTCCATCGCCGCGGTGATCAGCGACGGGACGGTCATAATCCCGGACCCTGACACCCACATCATGGATGGTGATACCCTGCTGATCTACGCGGACCGGTCGGACATCTCCGTGCTGGAAAGGATGTTCCATGTCAATATCCCGGTGAGCCCTTGA
- a CDS encoding TrkH family potassium uptake protein, translating into MVKKEIKVKLKKPVKKRLKTSIHKLGLDRYGLQERIARKEGTVPYLFGLLISYISISFLVPMSVALFYGEDPRPWIYPWLLTTMVGIPLVLRYKSSVTTRPTEAILVLTTGWFVATIFGAIPFVMYGMGPLDAMFETLSGFTTTGATIMLDIESWPKSLLLWRSFVQWLGGAGIVMIFVTIFPMLGVAGRNLVRNETTGMDTQNVTLRVQAEAKKFHLIYLGLSLAQLGLLLLTGIGIYDASTVVFSTMSTGGFSPHTRSIEYFNDPVVEWIIIVFMFLAGTNFYLHFQAIASRSARTYWRNSEFRTYALLVVLFSAVGAALLWGDYGGGVEANIRASTFQMLSVMTSTGFATTDFSIWSTSLLFMLFALMVIGGSSGSTAGGLKVIRFVISRKFIAASLYKTVHPKAIFSIKLDGRILGENTVSSLMAVVMCYLGTIGACTVALALMGIEPMVSLSAAMTAVSNAGPALGSLGPMGTFGLLPDPAKMVLMFAMWAGRMEFLTAFAILTPAFWRELLRYKSKDEAFSRLPELQK; encoded by the coding sequence GTGGTTAAGAAAGAGATCAAGGTAAAGCTCAAGAAGCCGGTCAAGAAGCGCCTGAAGACCTCGATCCACAAGCTCGGCCTGGACCGGTACGGCCTCCAGGAGCGGATCGCCCGCAAGGAGGGCACCGTGCCCTACTTGTTCGGCCTCCTGATATCCTACATCTCCATCTCGTTCCTGGTGCCCATGTCCGTGGCTTTGTTCTACGGCGAGGACCCCCGGCCATGGATCTACCCGTGGCTGCTCACGACCATGGTGGGCATACCGCTGGTGCTGAGGTACAAGTCGTCCGTGACGACCCGGCCCACCGAGGCAATACTGGTGCTGACGACCGGCTGGTTCGTGGCCACCATATTCGGCGCGATACCGTTCGTCATGTACGGCATGGGCCCCCTGGACGCCATGTTCGAGACCCTGAGCGGCTTCACCACCACCGGGGCCACCATAATGCTGGACATAGAATCGTGGCCCAAGAGCCTGCTGCTGTGGCGGTCCTTCGTCCAGTGGCTCGGCGGCGCGGGCATAGTCATGATATTCGTCACCATCTTCCCCATGCTGGGGGTGGCCGGCCGCAACTTGGTCCGGAACGAGACCACCGGCATGGACACCCAGAACGTCACCCTCCGGGTCCAGGCGGAGGCGAAGAAGTTCCACCTCATCTATCTGGGCCTCTCCCTGGCCCAGCTGGGCCTCCTGCTGCTGACCGGCATCGGCATATACGATGCGTCCACCGTGGTGTTCTCCACCATGTCCACCGGCGGGTTCTCGCCGCACACTCGGAGCATCGAGTACTTCAACGACCCGGTGGTGGAGTGGATAATCATCGTGTTCATGTTCCTGGCCGGTACCAACTTCTATCTGCACTTCCAGGCCATCGCGTCCCGCAGCGCCCGGACGTACTGGCGCAACTCGGAGTTCCGGACCTACGCGCTGCTGGTGGTCTTGTTCAGCGCGGTGGGGGCGGCGCTGCTGTGGGGGGACTACGGCGGGGGCGTGGAGGCGAACATAAGGGCCTCCACCTTCCAGATGCTGTCGGTGATGACCTCCACGGGGTTCGCCACTACTGACTTTTCGATATGGAGCACCAGCCTCCTGTTCATGCTCTTCGCGCTGATGGTCATCGGGGGCAGCTCCGGCTCCACCGCCGGCGGCCTCAAGGTGATCAGGTTCGTCATCTCCCGGAAGTTCATTGCCGCGTCGCTGTACAAGACGGTCCACCCCAAGGCGATATTCTCCATCAAGCTGGACGGGCGGATACTGGGAGAGAACACGGTATCCTCGCTCATGGCGGTGGTGATGTGCTATCTCGGGACCATCGGGGCCTGCACCGTCGCGCTGGCCCTCATGGGCATCGAGCCCATGGTATCACTAAGCGCGGCCATGACCGCGGTGTCCAATGCCGGCCCCGCCCTGGGCAGCCTCGGGCCGATGGGTACGTTCGGCCTGCTCCCCGACCCGGCCAAGATGGTGCTCATGTTCGCCATGTGGGCGGGCCGTATGGAGTTCCTGACGGCGTTCGCGATCCTGACCCCGGCGTTCTGGCGGGAGCTGCTGAGGTACAAGAGCAAGGACGAGGCTTTCTCCAGGCTCCCGGAGCTTCAGAAGTAA
- a CDS encoding cation:proton antiporter produces the protein MELSIETILMQLFVLILLAKVAGLLCERIKISPVIGEILAGIIVANTFLFTSLGLDTDLSFFEILAELGVIFLLFAVGLETPFSELRKVGRTATLVAVLGVVFPLVAGIALMLGLGHGMTEALFIGAALVATSVGITARVIKDMDLTNAIESRVIIGAAVIDDVLGMIVLAIVVGVASGSGTSILDIALVSLEGVLFVVMVIFVGSILIPRARKRLAARKGESAEARDGCAVERKRRGITPLPLAIIVCLGLSFFASYVGLAAIIGAFLAGMAFAEFKDKWPCEEDFHPINEFLVPFFFLHVGMSVDLASFGDVIVLAVIVTLLAIVTKFLGCGLGARSLGGRSATVIGVGMVPRGEVGIIIASIGLSMAVISDSMFSVIVFMSMATTIVAPPLLTWAFKRKNNLACAVPEAGE, from the coding sequence ATGGAGCTTTCGATCGAGACCATATTGATGCAGCTGTTCGTCCTGATCCTCCTGGCCAAGGTGGCCGGGCTGCTGTGCGAGAGGATCAAGATATCCCCCGTCATCGGCGAGATCCTGGCGGGAATAATTGTAGCGAACACGTTCCTGTTCACGTCGCTGGGCCTTGACACCGACCTGAGCTTCTTCGAGATACTGGCCGAGCTCGGGGTCATCTTCCTGCTGTTCGCGGTGGGACTGGAGACGCCGTTCAGCGAGCTCAGGAAGGTGGGCAGGACCGCCACCCTGGTGGCCGTTCTGGGCGTGGTCTTTCCCCTGGTGGCCGGCATCGCCCTGATGCTTGGGCTGGGCCACGGGATGACCGAGGCGCTGTTCATCGGCGCGGCCCTGGTGGCCACGAGCGTGGGCATCACCGCCCGGGTCATCAAGGATATGGACCTAACCAACGCCATCGAGTCACGCGTGATCATAGGCGCGGCGGTCATCGATGACGTGCTGGGCATGATCGTCCTGGCCATAGTGGTCGGCGTCGCCTCCGGCAGCGGCACCAGCATCCTGGACATCGCCCTAGTGTCCCTTGAGGGAGTGCTGTTCGTGGTGATGGTCATATTCGTCGGCTCGATCCTCATCCCCCGGGCCAGGAAGCGCCTCGCCGCCCGGAAGGGAGAGAGCGCTGAAGCGAGGGACGGCTGCGCCGTGGAGCGGAAGCGCCGCGGCATCACCCCCCTGCCTCTCGCCATCATCGTCTGCCTCGGGCTCTCCTTCTTCGCCTCCTATGTGGGCCTGGCAGCCATCATAGGGGCGTTCCTGGCAGGCATGGCCTTCGCCGAGTTCAAGGACAAATGGCCCTGCGAGGAGGACTTCCATCCCATCAACGAGTTCTTGGTGCCGTTCTTCTTCCTTCATGTGGGGATGTCGGTGGACCTCGCCTCGTTCGGCGATGTCATCGTCCTCGCCGTGATCGTTACTCTGCTCGCCATCGTCACCAAGTTCCTGGGCTGCGGCCTGGGCGCGAGGAGCTTGGGCGGAAGGTCCGCCACGGTCATCGGCGTCGGCATGGTCCCCCGGGGCGAGGTGGGCATCATCATCGCCTCCATCGGGCTGAGCATGGCGGTGATCTCGGACAGCATGTTCTCCGTGATCGTGTTCATGTCCATGGCCACCACCATAGTGGCGCCTCCCCTGCTCACGTGGGCGTTCAAGAGGAAGAACAACCTTGCATGCGCGGTGCCCGAGGCCGGAGAGTGA
- a CDS encoding ABC transporter permease has product MTGPIGEAAVELVDLIDENLGWFLDGLSDTLGWFLGYVSKALMAIPAPLLIALITVLAFVATRRLLLTGGVAAALALIHSMGLWQLAMDTVSLVLTATLVAVIIGMPIGIACSRSDRLFAAVKVLLDFMQTMPSFVYLIPVAIFFGLGNVPGMIATVVFALPPIVRLTNLGIRQVPRDMKEVADSFGSTPFQKLLHIELPLAMPTIRAGINQCIMLSLSMVVIASMIGARGLGGNVLRAINTVDIGLGFEAGLAVVLIAIILDRITQGTARPSK; this is encoded by the coding sequence ATGACCGGGCCCATAGGCGAGGCGGCCGTCGAACTGGTGGACCTGATCGATGAGAACCTGGGATGGTTCCTGGACGGGCTCTCCGACACCCTGGGATGGTTCCTGGGCTACGTGAGCAAGGCCCTGATGGCGATCCCCGCCCCCCTGCTCATCGCGCTCATCACGGTCCTGGCCTTCGTGGCCACCCGCAGGCTGCTGCTGACCGGCGGTGTCGCCGCGGCCCTGGCATTGATCCACTCCATGGGGCTGTGGCAGCTGGCCATGGACACCGTGTCCCTGGTGCTGACCGCCACCCTGGTGGCCGTGATCATCGGGATGCCCATCGGGATCGCCTGCTCCCGGAGCGACCGCCTCTTCGCCGCGGTCAAGGTACTCCTGGACTTCATGCAGACCATGCCATCGTTCGTGTACCTGATACCGGTGGCCATCTTCTTCGGGCTGGGGAACGTGCCAGGCATGATCGCGACGGTGGTATTCGCTCTGCCCCCCATCGTTCGGCTGACCAACCTGGGGATCCGCCAGGTACCCCGCGATATGAAGGAAGTGGCCGACTCGTTCGGCTCCACCCCGTTCCAGAAGCTGCTGCATATCGAGCTGCCGCTGGCCATGCCAACCATACGTGCGGGCATCAACCAGTGCATCATGCTCTCTCTGTCCATGGTGGTCATCGCCTCCATGATCGGGGCGAGGGGGTTGGGAGGGAACGTCCTGAGGGCCATAAATACTGTGGATATCGGGCTGGGGTTCGAAGCTGGCCTGGCCGTCGTGCTGATCGCCATCATACTCGACCGGATCACCCAGGGCACCGCTCGTCCGTCGAAATGA
- a CDS encoding carboxypeptidase M32, with protein sequence MTTPQESYDQLMARCKDLAVLRAANGIVYWDMETMMPPAGLELRSEQLALMDRVAHQMQVDPEFPRLLKRTEGRGSKGLTPEQQRNVRLARKAYDEESKLPEELVAAMSKHQAISVGAWKRAKAARDYSAFMPELQKMIELKERAATILMRVKGTRTPYDALLDLYEPGMTAEAIDKVFAQMRRGLLKIMKSIEDAPRPNTAFLSRKVGIPAQRRVSAEAMRFVGYQTAGPEAWGRIDETEHPFTGGYYDDVRITTHYYPDRFVSNLFSVLHESGHALYERGLPREWMYQPIGTACSYGIHESQSRFVENMIGRSPEFIEHITPFLKRQAPKALAGVGAETLFKAVNAVGPSKVRVEADEVTYGLHIIIRFELERDIFEHKVTVEELPEAWNEKYARYLGVRVRNDSEGVMQDTHWAGGSFGYFPSYALGNIYGGMFLKKMTKDVPGWRRSVGDGDLGPVRQWLAENIHSKGNLYDPAELVRTVTGERVRVQPFLDYLSAKVERVYGT encoded by the coding sequence ATGACGACACCTCAAGAGAGCTACGATCAGCTGATGGCACGGTGCAAGGACCTCGCCGTCCTCCGGGCCGCCAACGGGATCGTGTACTGGGACATGGAGACCATGATGCCCCCGGCGGGCCTGGAGCTCCGCAGCGAGCAGCTGGCCCTGATGGACCGGGTCGCCCACCAGATGCAGGTCGATCCGGAGTTCCCCCGGCTCCTGAAGAGAACGGAGGGCCGCGGGTCCAAGGGGCTCACCCCCGAGCAGCAGAGGAACGTACGCCTGGCGCGCAAGGCCTACGATGAGGAGTCAAAGCTGCCCGAGGAGCTGGTGGCCGCCATGTCCAAGCACCAGGCCATCTCGGTGGGCGCGTGGAAGAGGGCCAAGGCCGCCCGCGACTACTCCGCGTTCATGCCCGAACTGCAAAAGATGATCGAACTCAAGGAGCGCGCGGCGACCATACTGATGAGGGTCAAGGGGACCAGGACGCCCTACGACGCCCTCCTGGACCTCTACGAGCCGGGAATGACCGCGGAGGCCATCGACAAGGTGTTCGCCCAGATGCGCCGCGGGCTCCTCAAGATCATGAAGAGCATAGAGGACGCCCCCAGGCCCAACACCGCCTTCCTGTCGCGCAAGGTCGGCATCCCCGCCCAGAGGAGGGTGAGCGCGGAGGCCATGAGGTTCGTGGGGTACCAGACCGCCGGGCCGGAGGCGTGGGGGCGCATCGACGAGACGGAGCACCCCTTCACCGGCGGCTACTACGACGACGTCAGGATCACCACCCACTACTACCCGGACCGCTTCGTGTCCAACCTGTTCAGCGTCCTGCATGAGTCCGGCCACGCGCTGTACGAGAGGGGCCTGCCCCGGGAGTGGATGTATCAGCCTATCGGGACCGCCTGCAGCTACGGCATCCACGAGTCGCAGAGCCGCTTCGTGGAGAACATGATCGGACGGAGCCCCGAGTTCATCGAGCACATCACGCCGTTCCTGAAGAGGCAGGCCCCCAAGGCCCTCGCCGGGGTCGGCGCGGAGACGCTGTTCAAGGCCGTGAACGCGGTGGGGCCGTCCAAGGTGCGTGTCGAGGCCGACGAGGTGACCTACGGGCTGCACATCATAATAAGGTTCGAGCTGGAGAGGGACATCTTCGAGCATAAGGTCACCGTGGAGGAGCTGCCGGAGGCCTGGAACGAGAAGTACGCCAGGTACCTCGGCGTGAGGGTGAGGAACGATTCCGAGGGAGTGATGCAGGACACCCACTGGGCCGGCGGCTCCTTCGGGTACTTCCCCAGCTACGCTCTGGGCAACATCTACGGCGGGATGTTCCTGAAGAAGATGACCAAGGACGTTCCCGGCTGGAGACGGTCCGTCGGCGACGGCGACCTCGGCCCGGTCAGGCAGTGGCTGGCTGAGAACATCCATTCCAAGGGGAACCTGTACGACCCCGCGGAGCTGGTCAGGACGGTCACCGGGGAGAGGGTGAGGGTGCAGCCCTTCCTTGACTACCTGAGCGCGAAGGTCGAGAGGGTGTACGGGACCTGA